One Nicotiana tomentosiformis chromosome 4, ASM39032v3, whole genome shotgun sequence genomic window carries:
- the LOC104107315 gene encoding uncharacterized protein, translated as MPSFSLQLTPGISQLTSSAPLLITGTTITRQECDQYFPGPPEPSTVADDRPVRDVESGRRLSYGSSSRDAEDLSQDLASSSAVTEATLCDTDMPETDDYTQEPAETMVTAGPTDPSTEPASIY; from the exons ATGCCGTCATTCAGCTTGCAGCTTACTCCAGGGATTTCACAGTTGACCTCAtcagctccattgttgatcaCGGGCACGACCATTACACGACAGGAGTGTGATCAGTATTTTCCTGGTCCTCCAGAGCCATCGACGGTTGCTGATGATCGTCCGGTACGAGATGTGGAGAGTGGGCgccgactgagttatggctcatcatcgagggatgctgaggatctttcacaGGATTTG GCATCATCCTCGGCCGTCACggaggccactttgtgcgatACTGACATGCCTGAGACGGATGATTATACTCAGGAGCCCgccgagaccatg gttactgctggaccgACGGACCCTTCTACTGAGCCTGCCAGCATTTACTGA
- the LOC108946216 gene encoding probable xyloglucan 6-xylosyltransferase 3 translates to MGQESTFTAQKRAGALPVTTATANGGVRSRSATNSSALPRGRQIQRTFNNVKITILCGFVTILVLRGTIGIGNLSSSDADAETQNLIEETNRILAEIRSDKDPDDPVDQPETFMSLNETYSLGPKIVNWDKDRKMWLQKNPEFPNLVNGKPRILLVTGSPPNPCDNSIGDHYLLKAIKNKIDYCRIHGIEILYNLAHLDKEMAGYWAKLPLIRRLMLSHPEVEWIWWMDSDALFTDMVFEIPLSKYNRHNLVIHGYPDLLFDQKSWISVNTGSFLFRNCQWSLDLLDAWAPMGPKGPIRDEAGKILTANLKGRPAFEADDQSALIYLFISQKDKWMRKVFVENSYYLHGYWAGLVDRYEEMIEKYHPGLGDERWPFVTVIWYTYL, encoded by the coding sequence ATGGGCCAAGAAAGCACATTCACAGCACAGAAACGCGCCGGTGCACTCCCTGTAACAACAGCCACCGCCAACGGCGGCGTCCGCAGCCGCTCCGCCACCAATTCTTCTGCCTTACCACGCGGCCGTCAGATCCAACGTACATTCAACAACGTCAAAATCACCATCCTCTGCGGCTTCGTCACTATCCTCGTCCTACGTGGCACCATCGGCATTGGCAACCTCTCATCCTCCGACGCCGACGCCGAGACTCAGAATCTCATAGAAGAAACTAATCGGATCCTCGCCGAAATCCGATCCGATAAGGACCCGGACGACCCGGTTGATCAACCCGAGACTTTCATGAGCCTGAATGAGACTTACAGTTTAGGTCCAAAGATTGTTAATTGGGATAAAGACCGGAAAATGTGGCTCCAGAAGAATCCAGAATTTCCGAATTTGGTTAATGGTAAGCCTCGGATTTTACTTGTAACTGGTTCTCCCCCAAATCCTTGTGATAATTCAATTGGAGATCATTATTTGTTGAAGGCAATAAAGAACAAGATTGATTATTGTCGGATTCATGGTATTGAAATTTTGTATAATTTAGCTCATTTGGATAAGGAAATGGCTGGTTATTGGGCCAAACTGCCATTGATTCGTAGGCTAATGTTATCTCACCCTGAAGTAGAATGGATTTGGTGGATGGACAGTGATGCATTGTTTACTGATATGGTTTTCGAGATCCCTTTATCTAAGTATAATCGTCATAATCTTGTTATTCACGGGTACCCGGATTTATTGTTTGATCAGAAATCATGGATTTCAGTGAACACGGGTAGTTTTCTCTTTAGGAATTGCCAGTGGTCTCTTGATTTGTTGGATGCTTGGGCACCGATGGGACCTAAAGGTCCTATTCGTGATGAAGCTGGGAAGATTTTGACAGCTAATTTAAAGGGTAGACCAGCATTTGAAGCGGATGATCAGTCTGCGCTAATATACTTGTTCATATCACAGAAGGATAAATGGATGCGGAAGGTGTTTGTTGAAAATTCTTATTATCTACATGGATATTGGGCGGGGTTAGTTGATAGGTACGAAGAGATGATTGAGAAGTACCATCCCGGTTTAGGTGATGAGAGATGGCCATTTGTTACtgttatttggtatacttacttGTAA